TTAACCGCCAGCGGCACGATCTCGCCTGCAAAAGCCCCCTGCTGCTGCGCCGCCACGGCCCGCTGATGGCTGCGCAGCGCAAAGGCATCCTGACGCTCGCGGCTGATGCCGCACTGGCGGGCGACGTTTTCGGCGGCGATGCCCATCTCCGGGTCGCCGACCTCATCCGGCGAGAAGCGGGCGCGGGCGTAAAAGCGCGGCAGCTGCTTCAGGCTGGCCGGTTTCTCCACCCGCCACGGCGCGGTGCTGACGCTTTCAACGCCGCCCGCCAGGTAGCACTCGCCGGCACCAGCCTGCACCAGACGGCAGGCGTTAATTACCGCCTCCAGCCCGGAGCCGCACTGGCGGTCGACCGTGACCGCCGGCATCGCCAGCGGCAGCCCGGCGGCCAGCGCCGCCAGCCGGGCGATATTGCCGCCCCCGCCGGTGGCGTTACCGATAATCACCTCATCAATGGCGCTATAGCCGTCAGGCAGCGCCGCCCGTAACCGGGTAAACAGCGGAGCCAGCAGCGCCTCCATCGGCAGCCCGGCCAGCGCGCCGTATGCCCGCCCCACCGGGGTGCGGCAGGCGGCAACGATCACCGGCTGCTGGTCATCCGCGGGCTGGAATTTCAGTGAGTTCAGGGTGGCGGTCACGGTGTGCGATCCTCTCAGCCAGGTCGGCGCGTTTAATTTTGCCGCTGGCGGTCAGTGGCCAGCTTTCCGTACGGAAATAGTGGCGGGGAAGTTTATATTTTGCCAGCCGCTGGCGGCACTGCTGCGGCAGCGTTTGCAGGCAGGTCTCTGATCCTTCAATGATCGCCACCGCCTTCTGCCCGGCATCGCCGTCGGCAACCGCGATCACCACCGCCTCGATCACGCCGGGCAATGATTTGATCAGCGATTCGATTTCAGCCAGGTAGATATTATTGCCGCCGCTGAGGATCATATTGCCCCGCCGGCCGATCACGTGCAGCCGCTGCTGCGCGTCCAGCCAGCCGATATCGGCCACCGTCGCGCCCCAGGCCCGCCGCACAAACGCCTGGCCGTCGTCGCCCCACAGATAGCCATTGATGATCTGCTCACTCTGCAGCCAGATGGTGCCCGGCTGGCCCGGCGGCAGCAACCCGCCGTTATCGTCACGGATGGAGAGCGTGGTGCCGGGGAAGGCCAGACCGACGGTGGCCAGCGAGGCGCTGATGTTGTCGTCATCCAGCGTATTGACGGCGATAAACCCCAGCTCGGACGCGCCGTAATACTCCTGCATCGTCGCCAGCGGGAACAGCGCGCGCGCCTGCCGGTAATGGTTCAGCTCCAGCTTGGCCCCGGCGCTGAGCAGCTGTTTCAGCGTGGGCAGGCTGACATTGCTGGCTCCGCTGGCTGCTCGGGCCAGACCGTTAATCATCGTCGGCACCACCACCAGCCGCGCAATGTTCAGCTGCGCCATCAGGTCCAGCGCGGCGGCAGGCTGCCAGCGGCCCATGCTGTAGAAGGTGCCGCCGGCGTAAAGGGTTTCATTCAGGCAGTAGAGGCCGATGCCGTGCGCCAGCGGGCCGGGAAACAGCGTGGAGGGGGCAGCACCCAGGCCGAAAATGGCTTCGCCGTTTTCAAAACTGCTGCGCCACGAGCGACGCGAGCGGCTGAACGCCTTCGGCAGGCTGGTGGTGCCGGAGGTGAAGTTGATCAGGAATGGCGTGGCGTCCTGCATCCCGGCGGTGAAGGCTTCGAAGAGCCGGGGCGTTGCGGCGACCGGGGGGACGTCATCCGATGCAGGCGCTGACGACGGCTGCCAGTCATCGACCGCCAGCCAGCGGATCGCCAGCCGATCGGCCAGTGCGATCAGCGGGCGGTCATGTGATTTCAGCAGCAGCAGATCCGGCGCCAGCCGCGTGAGGATATCCTGCAGCTGCGCCTGCGGCAGCTGCGGATCGAGAATTGCCGCCACGCCCGGCTGCGCGGTGGCCGCCAGCCAGCACACCGGAAAGCCGATATCATTGCCGGTGGCGATCGCCACAATGCCGCTGGCGGCTGGCTGGCTGTGAATATGCTGGTAAAGCGCCAGCGAACGCAGCCACAGCTGCCGCCAGCTAAGCCGCTGGCCGTCGATGTCCACCGCGATGGCATCAGGGCGGGTTTGCGCATGCTGCTGTACCCGGTCATGAACCGGCATCAGCCCTGCGCCTCGCTGAAGGCAAAGTGGCGGGTCAGCGCCTCGCGCGCGGGCGGCGGGATCGGGCAGGGTCTATTATCGCTTAACCCCACGCACACCCACACCAGCTTACCCTGTGCACAGGGCTGCGGGTTGTTTTCGCCGTACAGATCGATAGCGAAAATCAGGCTGCTGTTGCCGAGCTTCTCAATCTTCACCTGCGGCGTTACCACATCATCCACCGACAGCGGCTGCAGAAAGGTCGCCTCGCATTTCTTCACGTGATAGGCCACTCCCGCCGTCGCCGGACGGAACAGCGGCAGTATCGCCGCCCGCCGGAAGGCGTTAACCACCGCATCTTCGAAATAATCCAGATAGACCGAATTATGCACGTGACCGTTCAGGTCGATATCGCGCATTGATACCCGAAATGTTTCGCTATTATACTGCTGCTGCATACTGCTGTTTACCTGTAAAGCCTATCCCATTAGGCACACTGACTCATAAAACAGCCTAATGGGATAGGCTTTTAACCGGGTCGTCACGAAGAAAAAGATATCATGAAAGAGCAATTATTCACCAGGGCGATGGTACGCGAGTTCGGTGATATCCGCGATATTCTGCGGCTTGAATCGTGCCCGTTGCCCGGGTTACCTGCAGGTAAGGTGCGGGTAAAGATGGCCTTCGCTACCATCAATCCCTCCGACATTATTACCCTCTCCGGTGCCTATCGCTCACGCATCGCCCTGCCCTTCGTGCCCGGTTTTGAAGGCGTGGGCAGCG
This portion of the Erwinia sp. E602 genome encodes:
- a CDS encoding thiolase family protein, with the translated sequence MTATLNSLKFQPADDQQPVIVAACRTPVGRAYGALAGLPMEALLAPLFTRLRAALPDGYSAIDEVIIGNATGGGGNIARLAALAAGLPLAMPAVTVDRQCGSGLEAVINACRLVQAGAGECYLAGGVESVSTAPWRVEKPASLKQLPRFYARARFSPDEVGDPEMGIAAENVARQCGISRERQDAFALRSHQRAVAAQQQGAFAGEIVPLAVNGKPVAVDECPRPATSLERLAALPPVFTENGTVTAGNCCPLNDGAALLLVMSRRRARECGFSDGLLFADACSAGVDPNLLGLGPVPATQKLLARQPALRLDDVAAIEFNEAFAAQVLGSLDALGIDEQRVNLQGGAIALGHPYGASGAMMVTRLFSQLVSTQRYDEQGLAMLGIAGGLGLSALFQAIRLQGS
- a CDS encoding class I adenylate-forming enzyme family protein, encoding MPVHDRVQQHAQTRPDAIAVDIDGQRLSWRQLWLRSLALYQHIHSQPAASGIVAIATGNDIGFPVCWLAATAQPGVAAILDPQLPQAQLQDILTRLAPDLLLLKSHDRPLIALADRLAIRWLAVDDWQPSSAPASDDVPPVAATPRLFEAFTAGMQDATPFLINFTSGTTSLPKAFSRSRRSWRSSFENGEAIFGLGAAPSTLFPGPLAHGIGLYCLNETLYAGGTFYSMGRWQPAAALDLMAQLNIARLVVVPTMINGLARAASGASNVSLPTLKQLLSAGAKLELNHYRQARALFPLATMQEYYGASELGFIAVNTLDDDNISASLATVGLAFPGTTLSIRDDNGGLLPPGQPGTIWLQSEQIINGYLWGDDGQAFVRRAWGATVADIGWLDAQQRLHVIGRRGNMILSGGNNIYLAEIESLIKSLPGVIEAVVIAVADGDAGQKAVAIIEGSETCLQTLPQQCRQRLAKYKLPRHYFRTESWPLTASGKIKRADLAERIAHRDRHPELTEIPARG
- a CDS encoding thioesterase family protein, which produces MRDIDLNGHVHNSVYLDYFEDAVVNAFRRAAILPLFRPATAGVAYHVKKCEATFLQPLSVDDVVTPQVKIEKLGNSSLIFAIDLYGENNPQPCAQGKLVWVCVGLSDNRPCPIPPPAREALTRHFAFSEAQG